A genome region from Trueperaceae bacterium includes the following:
- a CDS encoding branched-chain amino acid ABC transporter permease, with translation MGFELGDLALQLLTGLQVGAIYTLVALGLTLIFGTLGVANFAHGALYLIAAYAGYVLSEEVGWWAVFLIVPIGLFVVGVVLERTLIRYFYRRPVTDQILVTFGLALVIQEAARTIFGGTTRPFPPPQWALIPIDIGIGFYPPWRLVIIAVTILVVILLYLLLRFTRVGLMVRAGMRDPEMARFLGIDIDKTFTWVFGFGALLAGVAGIVGGPTTSVYPGLGMSVLVPSFLVVVIGGMGSIPGAILAGLLMGEAISLSVLFYPPLAQVIVYLVAAVVLSWRPRGLMGVEGVME, from the coding sequence ATGGGGTTCGAACTCGGAGATCTGGCCCTCCAACTCCTCACCGGCCTTCAGGTCGGCGCCATCTACACCCTGGTCGCCCTCGGCCTCACACTCATATTCGGCACCCTCGGCGTCGCCAACTTCGCCCACGGTGCCCTCTATCTGATCGCCGCCTACGCCGGTTACGTCCTCTCGGAGGAGGTAGGCTGGTGGGCAGTATTCCTGATCGTCCCGATCGGGCTCTTCGTCGTGGGGGTCGTCCTCGAGCGAACCCTGATCCGTTACTTCTATCGGCGGCCGGTGACCGACCAGATCCTGGTCACCTTCGGACTCGCGCTGGTGATCCAGGAGGCCGCCCGTACCATCTTCGGCGGGACGACCAGGCCGTTCCCGCCGCCGCAGTGGGCGCTCATCCCGATCGACATCGGCATAGGCTTCTATCCGCCGTGGCGACTGGTGATCATCGCGGTGACCATCCTCGTCGTAATCCTGCTCTACCTTCTGCTCCGCTTCACCCGGGTGGGCCTCATGGTGCGGGCGGGGATGCGCGACCCGGAGATGGCCAGGTTCCTGGGGATCGACATCGACAAGACGTTCACCTGGGTGTTCGGCTTCGGGGCGCTGCTGGCGGGCGTTGCCGGCATCGTAGGGGGGCCCACCACGTCGGTCTACCCGGGTCTGGGAATGAGCGTCCTGGTCCCCTCCTTCCTCGTCGTTGTGATCGGCGGCATGGGGAGTATCCCCGGCGCTATCCTCGCCGGATTGCTCATGGGTGAAGCTATCAGCCTCTCGGTGCTCTTCTACCCACCCCTGGCTCAGGTGATCGTCTACCTGGTCGCGGCCGTAGTCCTCTCCTGGCGCCCGCGCGGCCTGATGGGCGTCGAAGGGGTGATGGAGTGA
- a CDS encoding branched-chain amino acid ABC transporter permease, with amino-acid sequence MRGLRRDSVAREWLIMVIAAAVLLALPWFLVQIGGYRELATRIIIFAIFALGFDLLVGFTGYLSFGHAAFWGVGAYVCGYYMLHFSPNPLIGMLLAVVVVGIIALVLGLITLRRHGIYFAILTLAFAEMFYYAALAPLQQWTGGDNGLTGIPTPDLFGIELQGNAVHLFTCAWALVAIYVALRIRRSPYGLILKAIKANERRLLYTGVDVFRYKVAAFTISGIYGGLAGSLYAIYETYVPTESLRWTTSGEVIIMSVIGGLGTLFGPMIGAGIVLYLENVLSAVTSQWYLILGLIFMAFVIFLPGGVVEAFGRIGRRFGRKRAVGGGPTPAEIRDRPERGVDR; translated from the coding sequence GTGAGGGGCCTGCGCAGAGATTCGGTCGCACGCGAGTGGCTGATCATGGTGATCGCCGCCGCCGTGCTCCTCGCACTACCCTGGTTCCTGGTGCAGATCGGCGGTTACCGCGAGCTGGCCACGAGGATAATCATCTTCGCCATCTTCGCCCTCGGCTTCGATCTGCTGGTCGGTTTCACCGGGTACCTCTCGTTCGGTCACGCTGCCTTCTGGGGGGTAGGCGCCTACGTCTGCGGCTACTACATGCTCCACTTCTCGCCCAACCCCCTCATCGGCATGCTCCTCGCCGTGGTCGTGGTGGGCATCATCGCTCTCGTGCTGGGGCTCATCACCCTGCGACGCCACGGCATCTACTTCGCGATCCTCACGCTGGCGTTCGCCGAGATGTTCTATTACGCCGCTTTGGCGCCACTACAGCAGTGGACCGGCGGCGACAACGGCCTGACAGGCATCCCAACCCCGGACCTCTTCGGCATCGAGTTGCAGGGCAACGCCGTCCACCTCTTCACCTGCGCCTGGGCGCTCGTAGCGATCTACGTGGCGCTGAGGATCCGGCGTTCCCCGTACGGACTCATCCTCAAGGCGATCAAGGCCAACGAGCGAAGGCTCCTCTACACCGGAGTGGACGTCTTCCGCTACAAGGTCGCCGCCTTCACCATCAGCGGCATCTACGGCGGGCTGGCGGGCAGCCTCTACGCCATCTACGAGACCTACGTGCCTACCGAGAGCCTGCGCTGGACCACCTCCGGGGAGGTGATCATCATGTCGGTGATAGGTGGACTGGGCACCCTCTTCGGCCCGATGATCGGCGCCGGGATCGTCCTCTACCTGGAGAACGTGCTCTCGGCGGTCACGTCACAGTGGTACCTGATCCTCGGCCTGATCTTCATGGCCTTCGTGATCTTCCTGCCCGGCGGCGTGGTGGAGGCTTTCGGGCGCATCGGCCGGCGTTTCGGCCGCAAGAGGGCGGTCGGGGGCGGTCCCACGCCGGCAGAGATACGAGACCGGCCGGAGCGGGGAGTGGACAGATGA
- a CDS encoding ABC transporter ATP-binding protein → MSALLQATGISKRFGGLAAVSDVNLSIRKGEVHSIIGPNGAGKSTLVNMLTGALVPDTGTIVFDGKPIAGRKPYEINQLGVSRVFQSPEIFPQLSLVDNVTIAALSARDGSFKVNPLERPSRRRDAVRVAEEALDKVELLDKRDAEALHLSRGDKRRLELAVCLAHEPRLLLLDEPTAGMSQKETQATTELLRRLARDGMTKLVIEHDMKVVFALSDTITVLHQGRVIASGPPDTIREDEAVQEAYLGGVEL, encoded by the coding sequence ATGAGCGCGCTGCTGCAAGCGACAGGAATCAGCAAGCGGTTCGGTGGGCTGGCTGCGGTCAGCGACGTGAACCTCTCTATACGGAAGGGCGAGGTGCACAGCATAATCGGCCCCAACGGGGCGGGGAAGAGCACGCTGGTGAACATGCTCACCGGCGCCCTCGTGCCCGATACAGGCACCATCGTCTTCGACGGCAAGCCGATAGCGGGCCGCAAACCTTACGAGATCAACCAGTTGGGGGTGTCCAGGGTTTTCCAGAGCCCCGAGATCTTCCCCCAACTCTCCCTCGTCGACAACGTCACCATCGCGGCCCTATCGGCACGCGACGGCAGCTTCAAGGTCAACCCGCTCGAGCGGCCCAGCAGGCGGCGCGACGCTGTCAGGGTGGCCGAGGAGGCGTTGGACAAGGTCGAGCTCCTCGACAAGCGGGATGCCGAGGCGTTGCATCTCTCTCGCGGCGATAAACGGCGCCTCGAACTCGCCGTCTGTCTTGCGCACGAACCGCGCCTGCTGCTCCTGGACGAGCCCACCGCCGGCATGTCGCAGAAGGAAACCCAGGCGACCACCGAACTCCTGCGCCGCCTCGCGCGCGACGGCATGACCAAGTTGGTGATCGAGCACGACATGAAGGTGGTCTTCGCACTCTCCGACACGATCACCGTGCTCCACCAGGGCCGCGTGATCGCCTCCGGTCCGCCCGACACCATCCGCGAGGACGAGGCGGTGCAGGAGGCGTATCTGGGAGGGGTCGAACTGTGA
- a CDS encoding ABC transporter ATP-binding protein, whose product MNATGANGHYFACDDVHAWYGESYILRGMNFTVEHNEIFTLLGRNGAGKTTTLRAIARAQEPVVRSGRISLKGNSVERLSTHQAARLGISLVPEERRIIPGLTVEENLILAQVAPNIGWPLERIYQHFPRLAERRRQLGTTLSGGEQQMLAIARALARELSLLLLDEPFEGLAPQIVREIEEILVEIKQAGLTIILVEQNAVAALRIADRAAIIDDGQVVYEGSPSGVLENEELRRDYLAL is encoded by the coding sequence GTGAACGCCACCGGGGCGAACGGCCACTACTTCGCTTGCGACGACGTCCACGCCTGGTACGGCGAGAGCTACATCCTGCGGGGCATGAACTTCACCGTCGAGCACAACGAGATCTTCACGCTGCTCGGACGGAACGGCGCGGGCAAGACCACGACCCTCAGGGCGATAGCGCGCGCTCAGGAGCCCGTCGTCAGATCGGGGCGGATAAGCCTGAAGGGCAACTCCGTGGAGCGGTTGAGCACCCATCAGGCGGCGCGACTGGGGATCTCGCTGGTACCTGAGGAGCGACGCATCATCCCGGGTCTCACGGTGGAGGAGAACCTCATCCTCGCTCAGGTCGCGCCGAACATCGGCTGGCCGCTGGAGCGGATCTACCAGCACTTCCCGCGTCTTGCCGAAAGGCGCCGCCAGCTGGGAACCACCCTTTCCGGGGGCGAGCAGCAGATGCTCGCCATCGCCCGGGCGCTCGCACGCGAACTCTCGCTGCTCCTGCTCGACGAACCGTTCGAAGGGTTGGCGCCGCAGATCGTGCGCGAGATAGAGGAGATCCTGGTCGAGATCAAGCAGGCGGGGCTGACGATAATCCTCGTCGAGCAGAACGCGGTCGCGGCCCTGCGCATCGCCGACCGGGCGGCCATCATAGACGACGGCCAAGTGGTCTACGAGGGCAGCCCGTCGGGTGTGCTGGAGAACGAGGAGCTCAGGCGCGACTACCTGGCGCTTTGA
- a CDS encoding MBL fold metallo-hydrolase, with the protein MEKLMRAVRPALDRLGPLQRATPDIALLRTLIVNLYFVEVPGGWILVDAGLPGSTGAIKRQAERLFGAARPLAIVLTHGHFDHVGGLPALADCWSVPVLAHRLEHPYLDGRSAYPPPDPSVGGGLMARAAPLYPRGPIDVGPHLRALPGGGTVPVMPGWRWIHTPGHTSGHVSLFRESDRTLIAGDAFITVNQESALDVMRQRPEVSGPPAYYTQNWSAARRSVEALLELEPSVALTGHGLPMRGEELQRGLEALAANFERHAVPRRGRYVGDPVLADESGPRWIPPPERRFGAVLLAGAALLGVALAIRRMRERRGGGT; encoded by the coding sequence ATGGAGAAGCTCATGCGAGCGGTTCGCCCTGCGCTCGATCGCCTCGGTCCACTGCAGCGAGCAACACCGGACATCGCTCTCCTGCGCACCCTGATCGTGAACCTCTACTTCGTCGAGGTGCCGGGCGGCTGGATCCTCGTCGACGCCGGACTGCCGGGTTCGACCGGGGCGATAAAGCGGCAGGCAGAGAGGCTTTTCGGGGCCGCGCGGCCCCTTGCGATCGTCCTCACCCACGGTCACTTCGATCACGTCGGCGGATTGCCTGCGCTGGCCGATTGCTGGAGCGTGCCGGTACTCGCCCATCGGCTGGAACACCCTTACCTCGATGGGCGGTCGGCCTACCCGCCCCCCGACCCGTCGGTGGGCGGGGGCCTCATGGCGCGTGCTGCCCCGCTCTACCCGAGGGGACCGATCGACGTTGGGCCTCACCTCCGGGCCCTGCCTGGCGGCGGAACTGTTCCGGTAATGCCGGGTTGGCGCTGGATCCACACGCCCGGTCACACCTCCGGCCATGTCTCGCTCTTCCGCGAGAGCGACCGAACCCTGATCGCCGGTGATGCCTTCATCACCGTCAACCAGGAGTCGGCCCTCGATGTGATGAGACAGCGGCCCGAGGTATCGGGCCCCCCGGCCTACTACACGCAGAACTGGTCGGCGGCCAGGCGGTCGGTCGAGGCGCTCCTCGAACTGGAGCCGTCGGTAGCGCTGACCGGACACGGGTTGCCGATGAGGGGAGAGGAGCTGCAGCGCGGACTGGAGGCGTTGGCGGCCAACTTCGAGCGGCACGCGGTGCCGCGCCGCGGCCGCTACGTGGGCGACCCGGTGCTGGCCGACGAAAGCGGACCGAGGTGGATTCCTCCCCCGGAAAGGCGATTCGGCGCCGTCCTCCTTGCGGGGGCCGCACTCCTCGGGGTGGCACTCGCGATCCGCCGAATGCGCGAGCGCCGTGGCGGGGGGACCTAA
- a CDS encoding TrkH family potassium uptake protein translates to MRGRFAPYVVGSGLVALALAALFFAAYAAVASEPHAGFLYTALVSVVLGYPLRRFGSAVGEPTRREALMAVLLLWLIIPAAAAIPFVHSGFFSPLNAYFESMSGFTTTGATVLRDFESFPSTMFMWRALTHWVGGIGIIVIFISVFPQLAIAGRQLFFTEAPGPTEDRLTPRLRNTANNLLVIYAGLTIACIVAYWLAGMTPFEAIAHAFATLAAGGFSTDPLSFEGLAGGAVDWVAVVFMFLAGANFALQYRVLTGKPRLLGRDAEFRAYTAIVLVSTALLTLFLLGSYDLFGAIRHASFQALSIVTTTGFASADFALWPQQAQMILLMLMFIGGSAGSAAGGVKVVRWLILLRHTGREVQRALHPRAVLPVRLGRRAVPEEVLRAVAAFITLYVLLFAVGTAILVVLGSDFITAFTASIACLGNIGPGLARVGPMLNFTEIHPLGRALLIFEMYAGRLEVVTVFVVFTVDWWRLPRRNLWRSRPELP, encoded by the coding sequence ATGCGTGGACGCTTCGCCCCCTACGTCGTCGGTTCGGGCCTTGTCGCACTCGCCCTCGCCGCGCTCTTCTTCGCTGCCTATGCAGCCGTGGCGAGTGAACCTCACGCTGGTTTCCTGTACACGGCCCTGGTGTCCGTCGTCCTCGGTTATCCACTGAGGCGCTTCGGCTCGGCCGTGGGCGAGCCCACCCGCCGGGAGGCGCTCATGGCGGTTCTGCTGCTCTGGCTGATAATCCCCGCCGCGGCCGCCATCCCCTTCGTTCACTCCGGTTTCTTCTCCCCGCTCAACGCCTATTTCGAGTCTATGAGCGGCTTCACTACCACCGGCGCTACCGTCCTCCGCGACTTCGAAAGCTTCCCCAGCACCATGTTCATGTGGCGCGCGCTCACACACTGGGTCGGTGGCATCGGGATCATCGTCATCTTCATCTCGGTCTTCCCGCAACTGGCGATCGCCGGGCGCCAGCTCTTCTTCACGGAGGCTCCGGGACCGACGGAGGACCGGCTTACCCCGCGCCTGCGGAACACGGCCAACAACCTGCTCGTCATCTACGCGGGGCTCACGATAGCCTGCATCGTCGCCTACTGGCTCGCGGGGATGACGCCCTTCGAGGCGATCGCCCACGCTTTCGCCACACTGGCGGCCGGCGGCTTCTCGACCGATCCGCTCTCCTTCGAAGGGTTGGCGGGTGGCGCCGTCGATTGGGTCGCTGTCGTGTTCATGTTCCTCGCTGGAGCCAACTTCGCCCTCCAGTACCGTGTGCTCACAGGCAAACCACGGCTCCTCGGCAGAGACGCCGAGTTCCGCGCCTACACGGCGATCGTCCTGGTCTCGACCGCCCTGCTCACCCTCTTCCTGCTGGGCAGTTACGACCTGTTCGGGGCCATCCGCCACGCGTCGTTCCAGGCGCTATCGATAGTTACCACGACTGGTTTCGCCTCCGCCGACTTCGCCCTCTGGCCGCAGCAGGCGCAGATGATCCTGCTGATGCTGATGTTCATCGGCGGCAGCGCCGGCAGCGCAGCCGGCGGGGTAAAGGTCGTCCGGTGGCTCATCCTGCTGCGTCATACCGGCCGCGAGGTGCAGAGGGCCCTCCATCCACGGGCGGTGCTGCCAGTGCGGCTCGGTCGCCGGGCGGTGCCCGAAGAGGTACTGCGGGCGGTAGCGGCCTTCATCACGCTCTACGTGCTCCTGTTCGCGGTGGGCACCGCCATCCTGGTGGTTCTGGGAAGCGATTTCATCACGGCCTTCACCGCGAGCATCGCCTGCCTGGGGAACATCGGACCGGGCCTGGCGAGAGTGGGCCCGATGCTCAACTTCACCGAGATCCACCCGCTGGGGAGGGCGCTGCTCATCTTCGAGATGTACGCGGGACGGCTAGAGGTGGTGACCGTCTTCGTCGTCTTCACCGTCGACTGGTGGCGGTTGCCGCGTCGCAACCTGTGGCGCTCGCGACCCGAGCTTCCTTAG
- the trkA gene encoding Trk system potassium transporter TrkA has protein sequence MNVFVVGGGEIGSRIAEALYREHNVTIIEADEERATSFDTMDVQFVRGNGTDPDDLRDAGVEHADAFIACTDNDDINVLSCLAAKGLGAKKTLAFVTRQRYIDAFKGRNAVASVATAIDRVLWPQRTLANQIVDIVRVPRAVDSAVFAGGLIKMLEYRMEEGDPFVGQTLNETRMPESVLVVGSIRNEKFIVPSGDTVLCPGDKVVFMGSTESMRRLEAKFARRKRQMFVAIVGGGNVGFMVAQQLQEERAHITVIEQDEARCEKLAYWLPGVTVLKGDGSDLELLEQERVEDADVMVAVTSDDGKNLLVSLLAKQLGIPKVVTRVGRAKNRRLFERVGIDVPLTPRSAAVQEVLNWLHVDDVDHLASIEDRAEVMEVEYPADARSGRLAELGTPKRSLIGALRRDGQVLIPNGNTVIRNGDHLFIVTTPDNVEAVETWIGRKRVPVA, from the coding sequence ATGAACGTCTTCGTCGTAGGCGGTGGCGAGATCGGTTCGAGGATCGCGGAGGCGCTCTACCGCGAGCACAACGTGACCATCATCGAGGCGGACGAAGAGAGGGCTACCAGCTTCGACACGATGGACGTTCAGTTCGTGCGGGGCAACGGCACCGACCCGGATGACCTGCGAGACGCCGGGGTGGAGCACGCCGACGCGTTCATCGCCTGCACCGACAACGACGACATCAACGTCCTCTCATGCCTCGCGGCGAAGGGCCTGGGCGCCAAGAAGACGCTCGCCTTCGTCACCCGCCAACGCTACATCGACGCCTTCAAGGGCCGCAACGCGGTCGCCTCGGTCGCTACGGCGATCGACAGGGTCCTCTGGCCTCAGCGGACCCTGGCGAACCAGATCGTCGACATCGTGCGTGTGCCCAGGGCAGTGGACAGCGCCGTCTTCGCGGGCGGTCTGATCAAGATGCTCGAGTACCGGATGGAGGAGGGCGACCCGTTCGTGGGGCAGACGCTCAACGAAACGCGCATGCCCGAGAGCGTCCTCGTGGTCGGCTCGATCCGCAACGAGAAGTTCATAGTGCCGTCGGGCGACACGGTCCTCTGCCCCGGCGACAAGGTCGTGTTCATGGGGTCGACCGAGAGCATGCGGCGGCTGGAAGCGAAGTTCGCCCGCCGCAAGCGGCAGATGTTCGTGGCCATAGTAGGTGGCGGCAACGTCGGTTTCATGGTCGCTCAACAACTACAGGAGGAACGGGCCCACATCACCGTCATCGAACAGGACGAAGCACGCTGCGAGAAGCTTGCTTACTGGCTGCCCGGAGTGACCGTCCTCAAGGGGGACGGTTCGGACCTCGAACTGCTCGAGCAGGAGCGGGTCGAGGACGCCGACGTGATGGTGGCAGTAACGAGCGACGACGGCAAGAACCTCCTCGTTTCGCTGCTGGCCAAGCAGTTGGGCATCCCGAAGGTCGTGACGAGAGTGGGCCGGGCCAAGAACCGCAGGCTCTTCGAACGGGTGGGCATCGACGTTCCCCTCACGCCGCGCAGCGCAGCCGTCCAGGAGGTCCTCAATTGGCTCCACGTCGACGACGTCGACCACCTGGCTTCGATCGAGGACCGGGCCGAGGTCATGGAAGTCGAGTACCCGGCCGACGCCCGGAGCGGGCGTCTGGCCGAGCTCGGAACGCCGAAGCGTTCGCTGATCGGCGCGCTCAGGCGGGACGGGCAGGTGCTGATCCCCAACGGCAACACCGTCATCAGGAACGGCGATCACCTCTTCATCGTCACCACTCCCGACAACGTCGAGGCCGTGGAGACCTGGATCGGCCGCAAACGGGTGCCGGTAGCTTGA
- the lnt gene encoding apolipoprotein N-acyltransferase: MRRETLSITVACGALLSAALPPTGSWPLLLALVPLFVFVARSDRTAHAFWLGFAFALPFFTLYILWLPASFAGPDFFGSSFWLLYPPMLLVLASFWGLVTAAARVAGGGGRLTLLLLPPLWILMEWARTQGYFGFPWGTLGYAWLDTPIAQLADTVGVWGLGLLTTSLAALLAAPFVPGRHGTRRAPRSLGLVVPPLAAAAVFAFAWWTGGVKLERQLPEPEYTALLVQGNVDPFGRLMGLSDEVELQARLSRQGAEALAQPPDLVVWPEGAVLAGFDGERGRQMLMQVQSSVPGAVFLVGARASVDGASYNSAYTIADGRLLDRYDKYYLVPFGERFPLADAAAPLYRAVFGLFGMQPIPGTAQGSAFEPLASPLGPLAAYICYESVFPQVQRAMVAAGARLLVNITNDSWFARGDGAQQHYAMGRMRAIENRRYLLRAGNDGITGVVDPLGRTVEQLERGTRAVMAAQFALLDGETPWVRFGHLLMPLLAVWIVTAIVVRVSSR; encoded by the coding sequence GTGAGGAGGGAGACGCTGTCAATAACGGTCGCCTGCGGCGCCCTCCTGTCGGCGGCGCTTCCGCCCACCGGCTCGTGGCCGCTGCTCCTCGCCCTGGTGCCGCTCTTCGTGTTCGTCGCCCGCAGCGACCGTACCGCCCACGCCTTCTGGCTGGGGTTCGCCTTCGCCCTCCCCTTCTTCACGCTCTACATCCTGTGGCTTCCGGCATCGTTCGCGGGCCCCGACTTCTTCGGCTCCTCCTTCTGGCTCCTCTACCCCCCCATGCTCCTCGTCCTCGCCTCGTTCTGGGGGCTGGTGACGGCTGCAGCACGGGTCGCGGGCGGTGGTGGTCGACTCACTCTCCTCCTGCTGCCACCTCTCTGGATACTGATGGAGTGGGCCCGCACTCAGGGCTACTTCGGCTTCCCCTGGGGGACGCTTGGCTACGCCTGGCTCGACACCCCGATAGCTCAGCTCGCCGACACGGTGGGAGTATGGGGACTCGGCCTCCTCACTACCAGCCTCGCCGCGCTGCTGGCTGCCCCCTTCGTGCCCGGGCGGCACGGGACCCGACGCGCTCCTCGGTCCCTCGGCCTGGTGGTGCCGCCGCTCGCGGCGGCCGCGGTCTTCGCTTTCGCCTGGTGGACCGGCGGGGTCAAGCTCGAGCGCCAGCTGCCCGAGCCCGAATACACCGCTCTGCTGGTGCAGGGGAACGTGGATCCGTTCGGCCGGCTCATGGGGTTGTCGGACGAGGTTGAGCTGCAGGCACGCCTGAGCAGGCAGGGTGCGGAGGCGTTGGCTCAGCCGCCCGACCTCGTCGTCTGGCCCGAGGGGGCGGTGCTGGCCGGCTTCGACGGCGAGCGGGGCAGGCAGATGCTGATGCAGGTGCAGTCGAGCGTTCCGGGAGCCGTCTTCCTGGTCGGCGCCCGGGCCAGCGTCGACGGCGCCTCCTACAACAGCGCCTACACGATCGCCGATGGCAGGCTGCTGGACCGGTACGACAAGTACTACCTGGTACCCTTCGGCGAGCGCTTCCCTCTTGCCGACGCCGCCGCACCCCTCTATCGCGCTGTCTTCGGCCTCTTCGGCATGCAGCCGATCCCCGGTACCGCCCAGGGTTCGGCTTTCGAGCCGCTGGCGAGCCCGCTGGGACCGCTCGCCGCCTACATCTGTTACGAGTCGGTATTCCCCCAGGTGCAGCGGGCGATGGTCGCGGCAGGAGCCAGGTTGCTCGTCAACATCACCAACGACTCCTGGTTCGCCAGGGGCGACGGGGCGCAGCAGCACTACGCGATGGGGCGCATGCGGGCGATCGAGAACCGCCGTTACCTGCTGAGAGCCGGCAACGACGGCATAACCGGCGTAGTGGATCCGTTGGGACGCACGGTCGAACAGCTCGAGCGGGGGACCAGGGCGGTTATGGCGGCGCAGTTCGCGCTGCTCGACGGTGAGACTCCGTGGGTGCGCTTCGGCCACCTGCTCATGCCGCTGCTGGCCGTCTGGATCGTCACGGCGATAGTGGTGAGGGTATCCTCGCGATGA
- a CDS encoding M20 family metallopeptidase, with the protein MLTLALEQENGYLRTLEELVRFETPTAHKEACDALAQHLTALLEGDGWSVKRHPRDEAGEIVEAKIAGGSGPRTLLLAHYDTVWPLGTLERMPWRRDGNVVYGPGTCDMKAGIAAAVHAVRLLRAAGHEPRGDVTLLITSDEESGSHHSRPSIEELARAHDRVLVLETSRDDGAIKIGRKGVASYRVNFGGRSAHAGNDPEAGASALRELAHFLLYAEDLSDREAGTTVNVTVAGGGTVVNVIAEQAQAILDVRVLRAGEDERVDEALRRYRPRDPRVLVEVEGGLNRPPLEPTEANTRLWHEAQERLRELGLELEGAIVGGGSDGNFTSALGIPTLDGLGSSGAASHARNEHIRLRETLERVALLAALLQPEASRG; encoded by the coding sequence ATGCTGACCCTCGCCTTGGAACAGGAGAACGGGTACCTCAGGACGCTCGAGGAGCTCGTCCGCTTCGAAACTCCGACTGCCCACAAGGAAGCCTGCGACGCCCTCGCGCAGCATCTGACCGCCCTGCTCGAGGGTGACGGTTGGAGCGTCAAGCGGCACCCTCGCGACGAGGCGGGCGAGATAGTCGAGGCGAAGATCGCCGGCGGGAGCGGGCCCAGAACGCTTCTGCTCGCCCACTACGACACCGTCTGGCCTCTCGGAACGCTCGAGCGGATGCCGTGGAGACGCGACGGCAACGTAGTCTACGGACCCGGAACCTGCGACATGAAGGCGGGGATAGCCGCTGCTGTTCACGCGGTGCGCCTGCTTCGCGCCGCGGGACACGAGCCGCGGGGCGACGTTACCCTGCTCATCACTTCGGACGAAGAGTCCGGCAGCCACCACTCCCGCCCGTCTATCGAGGAGCTCGCTCGAGCTCACGACCGTGTCCTGGTGCTCGAGACCAGCCGCGACGATGGGGCCATCAAGATCGGCCGCAAGGGAGTGGCCTCGTACCGAGTGAACTTCGGCGGACGCAGCGCCCACGCCGGCAACGATCCCGAGGCTGGTGCGAGCGCGCTCCGGGAACTCGCCCACTTCCTCCTCTACGCCGAGGACCTGAGCGACCGTGAAGCGGGCACGACCGTGAACGTCACCGTCGCCGGTGGCGGGACCGTCGTCAACGTGATCGCCGAACAGGCTCAGGCGATCCTCGACGTTCGGGTCCTGCGTGCCGGCGAGGACGAGCGAGTCGACGAGGCGTTACGCCGCTACCGGCCCCGTGATCCGCGGGTCCTGGTGGAGGTGGAGGGTGGCCTAAATAGGCCGCCGCTCGAGCCGACCGAGGCGAATACCCGCCTCTGGCACGAGGCGCAGGAACGGCTGCGCGAGCTCGGTCTGGAGCTGGAGGGAGCGATCGTAGGGGGAGGCTCCGACGGCAACTTCACCAGCGCCCTGGGGATCCCGACGCTCGACGGACTCGGCTCCTCGGGCGCCGCCTCGCACGCCAGGAACGAGCACATCCGGTTACGTGAGACGCTCGAGCGCGTCGCGCTGCTGGCCGCCCTGCTCCAACCCGAGGCGAGCCGGGGGTGA